One uncultured Fibrobacter sp. DNA segment encodes these proteins:
- a CDS encoding MMPL family transporter — MSLPKINIEKINERFGRFGEFLLNHRAILLVAFIVLLAVSVVGMKKIYVEASWDSYFIEGDPMLVETDKFKETFGNDYFVGVLVESDHSILTPDNLKLLRELSNELRDSLSYSDGKATSIVDLEYMLGTEEGMEITQIVPEEIPTDEAGLAEIEKRLADKPELAKKLISSDRKQAFINIKLRPFPEDSVWKAEGEAKGVKAEAPDMQTGRETTEIIAKEKYAPLHPRATGMPYLSFQKLKYIGEEMGRIFIITILCAIIVMFLVTRSLRGIVSPLITTFAGVIMTFGLVGYLGLYMDATNIMVPVILAFAVSIAYNIHINSFFRKNMMLTGKRKESVLYAMRETGWSVLFSGLTTIVALLSFLSVMLKPIRSVGILSSIAIAFILLVALTVSPILLSFGKDKKPNAKVLERGDTRMGVILDSIGKFVLGHGKPIAIVFAIVTAISVFGLTKIEPAFDVERTMGRKVEYVNKMLYVAESEIGSFYSYDLVIDFGTNDKAKEVENLKKLEQLQDHAGKYPLTKRSTSILDIVKDLDRTLNENRQEKYAIPETEEEVAQLLLLYENAGGSEATYWMDYDYRKLRLMIEISSYNSNELQKEIEDLQNFARKLYPDAKVTAVGNLPQFTAMQQYLEVGQMTSFLISVVIVAVLLMIVFGSIRTGLIGMIPNIAPGIFVGGYLGLTDIPLDMMTATLIPMIIGLSVDDTIHFINHGHVEFDRTHDYRESILNVFRTAGPALVMTTIIMVATFAGFTTSAATQMFNFGFVVFVGLVSALLADLFVTPLLIKKFKIFGK; from the coding sequence ATGAGCCTTCCAAAGATCAACATTGAAAAAATTAACGAGCGATTCGGCCGTTTTGGCGAATTCTTGCTCAATCACCGCGCCATTTTGCTGGTGGCGTTTATCGTTTTGCTCGCGGTTTCCGTCGTGGGCATGAAAAAAATCTACGTCGAGGCGTCTTGGGACAGCTACTTTATCGAGGGCGACCCGATGCTTGTCGAAACGGACAAGTTCAAGGAAACTTTCGGTAACGACTATTTCGTGGGCGTACTGGTCGAGAGCGACCATTCCATCTTGACGCCGGACAATCTGAAACTTTTACGCGAACTTTCGAACGAACTGCGCGATAGTCTTTCGTATTCCGACGGCAAGGCGACTTCGATTGTCGATTTGGAATACATGCTCGGCACCGAAGAGGGCATGGAAATCACGCAGATTGTGCCCGAAGAAATCCCGACAGACGAAGCGGGACTTGCCGAAATCGAGAAGCGCCTGGCTGACAAGCCGGAACTGGCGAAGAAGCTGATTTCGAGTGACCGCAAGCAGGCCTTCATCAACATCAAGCTGCGCCCCTTCCCTGAAGATTCCGTGTGGAAGGCCGAAGGCGAAGCGAAGGGCGTGAAGGCAGAAGCGCCCGACATGCAGACGGGCCGCGAAACAACCGAAATCATCGCGAAGGAAAAGTATGCGCCGCTGCACCCGCGTGCTACAGGCATGCCCTACCTGAGTTTCCAGAAGTTGAAATATATCGGCGAAGAAATGGGACGCATTTTCATCATCACCATTCTCTGCGCCATCATCGTGATGTTCCTCGTGACACGTTCGCTCCGCGGAATTGTCTCTCCGCTGATTACGACTTTTGCAGGCGTCATCATGACATTTGGCCTGGTGGGTTACCTCGGGCTTTACATGGATGCGACCAACATCATGGTGCCCGTGATTTTGGCCTTCGCTGTTTCGATTGCGTACAACATCCACATCAACTCGTTCTTCCGCAAGAACATGATGCTTACGGGCAAGCGCAAGGAATCGGTGCTTTACGCCATGCGTGAAACGGGATGGTCGGTGCTGTTCTCGGGCCTTACCACGATTGTCGCGTTACTCAGCTTCCTTTCGGTGATGCTCAAGCCGATTCGTTCCGTGGGCATTCTCTCGTCGATTGCGATTGCGTTTATTCTTCTCGTGGCGCTGACGGTTTCGCCGATTCTCCTGAGTTTCGGCAAAGACAAGAAGCCGAACGCCAAGGTGCTTGAACGCGGCGACACGCGCATGGGAGTCATTCTCGATTCTATCGGCAAATTCGTTCTCGGACACGGCAAGCCGATTGCGATTGTATTCGCCATCGTAACTGCAATTTCGGTTTTTGGGCTCACCAAGATAGAACCCGCCTTTGACGTGGAACGCACCATGGGCCGCAAGGTCGAATACGTGAACAAGATGCTCTACGTGGCAGAATCCGAAATCGGAAGCTTCTATTCGTACGACTTGGTGATTGACTTTGGTACAAACGACAAGGCCAAGGAAGTCGAAAACCTTAAAAAGTTGGAACAGTTGCAGGATCATGCCGGCAAGTACCCGCTCACCAAGCGTTCCACCTCCATTCTTGACATCGTCAAGGATTTGGACCGCACGCTGAACGAAAACCGTCAGGAAAAATACGCCATTCCCGAAACGGAAGAAGAAGTCGCTCAGTTGCTTTTGCTCTACGAAAATGCGGGCGGTAGTGAAGCAACTTACTGGATGGATTACGATTACAGAAAACTCCGCTTGATGATTGAAATTTCAAGTTACAACTCCAACGAACTCCAGAAGGAAATCGAGGACTTGCAGAATTTCGCACGCAAGCTTTACCCGGACGCAAAGGTGACTGCCGTAGGAAACTTGCCGCAGTTCACCGCCATGCAGCAGTACCTGGAAGTGGGCCAGATGACGTCGTTCCTGATTTCTGTGGTCATTGTGGCAGTTCTTTTGATGATAGTCTTCGGCAGCATCCGTACGGGCCTTATCGGCATGATTCCGAACATCGCGCCGGGTATTTTCGTTGGTGGCTACCTTGGACTCACGGACATTCCGCTTGACATGATGACGGCGACACTCATCCCGATGATTATCGGCCTTTCCGTTGACGATACGATTCACTTTATCAACCACGGGCATGTGGAATTCGACCGCACCCACGATTACCGCGAATCGATTCTCAATGTGTTCCGCACGGCGGGCCCGGCACTCGTGATGACGACGATTATCATGGTGGCGACATTTGCGGGCTTTACCACCTCGGCCGCAACGCAGATGTTCAACTTCGGCTTCGTGGTGTTCGTGGGCCTTGTCTCGGCATTGCTCGCCGACCTGTTCGTGACACCGCTTTTAATCAAGAAATTCAAGATTTTTGGAAAATAG
- a CDS encoding outer membrane lipoprotein-sorting protein produces MKFAKTAATIIIALSAMVSAETLTGRDIVQKVHDRPDGDTRSSELSMTLVNKSGSKRERKITSFAMDVGKDTKQIMFFRYPNDVKGTGFLTVDYDDINKDDDKWLYLPAMKKTRRISGKSSKTDYFMGSDFTYDDVGQRNIDEDTHTFVREEKVDGVDCWVVESVPKKGDEIFSKKISWIRKDCLIAAKVEYYDKLGKLHRLLKVEKVVQVDGFWAIGKMTMENVQSNHKTLLEFGDIKFNIPLDAKTFTVPRLERGL; encoded by the coding sequence ATGAAATTCGCAAAAACAGCCGCGACAATTATTATCGCCTTGAGCGCCATGGTGAGCGCAGAAACTTTAACCGGCCGCGACATCGTGCAGAAGGTACATGACCGCCCCGATGGCGACACCCGCAGTTCCGAACTCTCGATGACGCTCGTGAACAAGAGCGGCAGCAAACGCGAACGCAAGATTACCTCGTTTGCGATGGACGTGGGCAAAGACACCAAACAGATTATGTTCTTCCGCTACCCCAACGACGTGAAGGGCACGGGATTCCTGACGGTCGATTACGACGACATCAACAAGGATGACGACAAGTGGCTCTATCTGCCAGCCATGAAGAAGACGCGCCGTATTAGCGGAAAGAGTTCCAAAACGGACTACTTCATGGGTTCCGACTTCACTTACGACGATGTGGGCCAACGCAATATCGACGAAGACACGCATACATTCGTGCGCGAAGAAAAAGTCGATGGCGTAGACTGCTGGGTCGTGGAATCCGTTCCGAAAAAGGGCGACGAAATCTTCTCGAAGAAAATTTCCTGGATCCGCAAGGACTGCCTGATTGCCGCCAAGGTGGAATACTACGACAAGCTCGGCAAGCTGCACCGTTTGCTGAAGGTCGAAAAAGTCGTGCAGGTAGACGGTTTCTGGGCCATTGGCAAGATGACCATGGAAAACGTGCAGAGCAACCACAAGACGCTCCTTGAATTCGGTGACATCAAGTTCAACATTCCGCTGGACGCGAAGACGTTCACCGTCCCGCGCCTGGAAAGAGGACTTTAA
- a CDS encoding DUF1302 family protein has protein sequence MDTYHAVQTEHPHDFTTSRTRLRAELRVDYENAYLFTSLNGVHNSILDDRTGVQLQEAYFNYQNDLVEFKAGRQIVVWGIADGLRVTDLISPVDYTEFMSSDYDDMRMAVDGFRVKYPGERVNAEIVYVPVPRYFQMPLGEDNPWRPNLPEKAGLDFPEGPEPRLKNGDFGTRVSFFLSNLDFSISALHTHNQSPVTVAGYDSVKDSIVIRGIHETMTMFGGDMSMPIGEFVIRAEVAEYFREALGYANNLDYARKNTFNVLGGIDWYAGNNWTFMVQYLHKYIADYSDELANEKNSSEMTFRISKELLNNTLKLSLYGMFDIDNLGYYGRASGDYSLTDQVMLSLGYDHFGGKRGQLAGYKKNREVWAKAKYYF, from the coding sequence GTGGACACGTATCATGCTGTGCAGACGGAGCATCCGCACGACTTCACGACGTCGCGGACGCGCCTGCGAGCGGAACTCCGCGTGGATTACGAGAACGCTTACTTGTTCACAAGCCTGAATGGCGTACACAACAGCATTCTCGATGACCGCACCGGCGTGCAACTGCAAGAGGCATATTTCAACTACCAGAATGACCTCGTGGAGTTCAAAGCGGGTCGCCAGATTGTAGTGTGGGGCATTGCCGATGGGTTGCGCGTCACCGATCTGATTTCGCCTGTAGATTACACCGAATTCATGTCGAGCGATTACGACGACATGCGCATGGCCGTTGACGGTTTCCGCGTCAAGTACCCCGGCGAGCGGGTAAACGCCGAAATCGTCTATGTGCCTGTACCACGATACTTCCAGATGCCCCTCGGCGAGGACAATCCCTGGCGCCCGAACTTGCCCGAGAAAGCGGGGCTTGATTTCCCTGAAGGCCCCGAGCCACGTCTCAAGAATGGAGATTTCGGAACACGAGTCTCTTTCTTCCTCTCGAACCTGGACTTTTCCATTTCGGCGCTCCATACGCACAACCAGTCGCCCGTCACCGTCGCAGGCTACGATTCTGTCAAGGATTCCATAGTCATTCGCGGAATCCATGAAACAATGACCATGTTCGGTGGCGACATGTCGATGCCCATTGGCGAATTTGTGATTCGAGCCGAAGTTGCGGAATATTTCAGAGAAGCACTCGGTTATGCCAACAACCTCGATTACGCCCGCAAGAACACGTTCAACGTGCTCGGTGGAATTGACTGGTACGCAGGCAACAACTGGACCTTCATGGTACAGTATTTGCACAAGTACATCGCCGACTATTCAGATGAACTCGCAAATGAAAAGAATTCCTCCGAAATGACTTTCCGCATTTCAAAGGAACTCCTGAACAACACGCTAAAGCTCTCGCTCTACGGCATGTTTGACATTGATAACCTCGGCTACTATGGCCGTGCCTCGGGCGATTACTCGCTTACCGATCAGGTGATGCTCTCGCTCGGCTATGACCACTTTGGAGGCAAGCGTGGACAACTCGCAGGTTACAAGAAGAACCGCGAAGTTTGGGCGAAAGCGAAGTATTACTTCTAA